AGCCGCACGCCATGGTCGGTCACCACAAGCGGTCGGTTGATGAGAATCGGATGCTTCAGCATGGCGTCAATGAGCTGGTCGTCGCTGACCAGTGGGTCATCCAGCCCCAAGTCCACATATGGGGTGCCCTTCTGGCGCACTACATCACGCACGCTAAGTCCCGACCGTTCAATAAGGTCCAAAAGCGTTTCGCGAGACGGCGGCGTTTTCAGATACTCGATAACCGTCGGCTCAATGCCCGCGTTGCGAATCATTGCAAGAGTGTTGCGCGAGGTTCCGCAGTCAGGGTTGTGGTAAATCGTGACAGTCATGCCGTTTTCTCCTCAAGTGAAGACAGATATTCTTTAATCTGTGCCGCCGCAGACCGGGCGCTTCGCATCACGCCGATGAGCGTGGCTGACGCAAAGCCGCACCATTCACCGTAGCCAACAAGCCACAAACCGGGCTCCGCAACCGAGCGACCGTCCACGACGTCGACCCTGCCTGCGGAGTTGACGACGTTCAGGGACCCTAAATGCTCGAGCGCCGGCCGGAACCCGGTGCACCATATGACTGCATCGACCTGTAAGTGCGTCCCTTCTCCCCAGACGACGCCGTCATTGACGAAGCGTACGAAAGGACGAACCGACTTAAGCACGCCACGTTCACGTGCCGCACGAACGGGAGGCACCATGACGACGTCGCCCAGACCGCCGGTGGGTGCGGGGTCCGGGCGACCCTCTACCCGCGCCTTCCAACGCTCGGTTGCTCGCTCAAACAGCACGCGTCCGTCGACATCGTCCGGCAGAAACGTCGGCTCTTCCAACGTAACCCAGGTCACATGACAAACCTGCGATAGTTCGGCGAGTATCTGTGCGCCTGAGTTGCCGCCTCCGACGACGAGTATGCGCTTGCCAAGGAACACTTCCGGATTTCGGTAACACGCTGAGTGCACCTGCTCACCGCGAAAGTCCGCCTGTCCCGGATACTCAGGGATGTACGGGTGGCACCACGTGCCAGTTGCACTCACCACTGCTTTCGCGAGCCAGTCGCCGTGATTCGTCGATACCAACAAGCGGTCCCCGCGACGAGACACTAACTTCACGTCCACCGGCCGGCGGACCGGAATCTCGTAGCGTTTCTCGTAATCAGCGAGGTAACGAATGACGTGCTCGCGAGAGGGGTATTGACCCGTGGTCGGCGGCATCAACCATCCTGGCAACGAACTCCACTGTGCCGGCGAGAAGAGATGGAGCGAATCCCACGCGTGCAGCCATGCGCCTCCCGCGTCCGACTGATTGTCCAGCACCACATAGCTGATGCCCGCGCGGCGCAGGAAATATGAAACCGCCAGAGCGGATTGGCCCCCGCCGACGATTGTGACATCGACCTGGTTGGCTGTTGACGCCTCGCTTTCAGACATAGAGTGCACCCGATTATATTTCGATAATACCGGACATATGGAGATTATGTCGACCACGTGAACAATCCGAACCCTCACTGAAGTGGCTCGATGTCACCCAACCGCCAGGTCGAGTAGCTTGAGTGTCGCGGCGGCCCTGCTCGCCAATCCGACACCATGCAACGGGTTCGTATTCGACTCCCTAAGATTTATCCGGATGAGCCGTTGGCGCGCGTTTCTCTCACTGAAGCGTCGCACCGTGGGCAATGATTTCCCTGCACCCAGTTCCACGACGACCGGCTTCGATACCGATGACATCCAGGCTGCCAGCCGCCCCCGTTGCTTTTCATAGGGCACGTCAACCCACCCGTAGTCTCCGAACATCAAAATATTTGGCCGCGCAAGCGCACCGCACCGGGGACAACGAGGCATAGGGCTTTCCAGCTCAGATGTCGTCTCATTTACCGACGGAAGAAATTCGGTGGCCGGCCATGTATCGCTTGTGCAAACATCTAGGCATTGAAGTGTATGAATCGACCCATGGCATTCGTGGACTAGGTCTTCCGAGAACCCGGCTTTTTGAAATTGTCCGTCGACGTTGCTCGTGAACACGAAGGCGCCATGACTCATGCGGTCTGACCACCGGCGCAAAATCGCGAAGCCTTGGTGCGGGACTGTCTCACGGTAGAGCCTCAACCGGTGTCCGTAGAAGCCCCACGCAAGCTCGGGATGCTCCGCAAACCGCGCAGGGTTTGCCATGTCTTCGAACGATAGGCCGTGGTGCCGAAGCGCGGGATAGGCGCGCCAGAAGCCTTCCCCGCCACGAAAGTCAGGAAGGCCCGAATCGACCCCCATGCCGGCGCCGGCGGTGATGAGCAGACCATCTGCTTCGCGCAGCCAACTAGCAGCTTTCTCCAGCGTCTCAACTTGTGAATCGGACACCGCTGCTCTCCATTAGATGCGACTCATTCGTCGTCAGGTGTTGAAGCTTGGTACGCTTTTACCGCAGCGTGCTGGTCGGCCTGATAGTCCAACACTGACGCCTTCATCACGAATTGGTTGTTCCCCGTTTTGTGATGAAGCTTGAGTTTTCCTTGCTCGAGCAGCTTTACCACATGTGGGCGAGAAACGAATAGCAGCTTTGCCACGTCAGCGGTAGACATGAAATCGTCAGTTTCGGATTGCGGTGAAATTTTCACGTTCGTCGACATTGTGGCTCACCCTCTTTCAAAACAACCATGCCCACCCGCATGAGTTCAACGGAGCTAGCACCTAATGAAAGTGGCTGGCATACCACCGTGCCCGAAGCGAAACGTCCCCGCCGGCTAGCGGGCAGGTTCGACGTGGTTTGATGTTGCGGGCCGTCCTAAAACGCGCAACGTCAGGTCGAACAGTGGTGTGCGCGCGTGAGCTTCTGTTGATAGGTCGTCGCAAACGCGAAGCGTGCTGCCTCGCTAACATCATCTCAATGACGCTGTCGCCGGTTCTCTACGGGCTATGCACGTAGATACCACTCGCCTAGGCCGTAAATTCTCTTCAAGGTGTCGATGTCACGCTTGTACCCGAGCTCGTCGACAAAGCCCAGCGACCGTAACACTTCACGTACGTGCAAGAGGTCTTGTTTGTCTGTCCAATCTTGCGTGTACACGCAAATGACGTGACCATCACGACCCATGCTGCGCAGAGCCGTCGATACCTTCGCAAACAATAGGTTGTCGCCCTCAACGGTGCATTTGACTTTCGCCCATGCCTGGTCGACATCGGATGAAGGCGCGAAAATGCACCACTTGCCTGTTGTAGGTCCCGAGCGGATGATGCCGCAGCTAGGGGATTTCCTCATCTGCCAGCTCCGACTGAAGTCTTCCGAGGGGCGCTCGGACCTACTCAATAGCAGCTCTTCAAGACGCGATTGTTCGTTCATTTCAAGTCGGTTGCGAAGAATGTCTTGGGTCTCGCTGAGCACACGCTGTCATCACTTCTGCCCGCGCTCATCGTGTTTTAATTGAGACAGATATATAGGCGGGACTACCGCGGTAAGCCAAACGCCGTTGTCCGAGCGAGAGAAAGTGTGCCCATCGACGTACATCTGCGAAGCGTCCACGACGAGAACCAATGGTGACCCGTGGCGAGCACCTACTCGTGTTGCTGTGTCGATGTCCGTGCTCAGATGGACGGCGTGCCTGGTTCGAGGTGTCAATCCTTCAACGGTGATACTCGCCCAGTTGCTCCACGCGGTGCCGTGATACAGAATGGCCGGGGGCTCTATCGCGGCATAGCCTAGGTTCACCTCTATCGAGTGACCTTGCGCCGCGCGTATTCGCTCGCCGTCTGCAGATTGTGAGAAGCGCTGTTTGTCGCTCGTCGCGACGACCGCCAGAATGACGTCTCTCGTAACTGCTGGCATCGTTCTCAACCGCTTTGACGCACCCGCAGTACGCGCAGCGCGTTCGATTGCCCGCATCAGTTCGTCGACAGATACCCAGCCCTGACTGTCGAGCCGGATGCCAACCATCTCGGGTTCATGTCGCAAAATCTTCGAAAGAAGTCTGCTAACCGCGACCAAGTCAGTGGGGAGATGCTTATCGGCTTTCATGTCCACTTAGATATGTGTCCGCGCACAACGGGGCGCATTTCGCTCATTCATCGCCCGCTGTTGAAGCTTGGTAGGCTCTTACCGCAGCACGCTGGTCGGCCTGATAGGCCAGTACTGACGCCTTTTCCACGAATCGGTGGTTGCCCGCTATGTGGTGAAGCTTGAGTTTTCCTTGCTCGAGCAGCTTCAGAACGTGTGGACGGGAAACGAATAACAGTTTCGCCGCGTCGGCGATAGACATGAAATCGCCAGCTTCGGATGGTGGGGAAATCTTTACGTTCTTCGACATTGTGGCTCACCTCCTCGCAAAATAACCATCCCTACCGCGCCTTGTTTCAACGATGCAAGCTCTCAACCGCTTAGCGTTGCGTTGGCTTTAATTCCTTTTCTGTCGCGTGGCGCGCAACTGTGCCAGCTCATCGCTGAGCGCGTCCATTTGCGCTTGCATGCCAGCCGCTCGTTTGAGTAGCTGCCCAACTGCATACCAATAGGCATATCCCAGGTCCCCGTCCGCCAAGCCCAATTCGTGGAACTTGCGAAGTGCAAGCTCAAGGTCAATATCGGTACCCGAGTTCATGTCATTTCCCTCTTTTGATGCGCGGCGGTCGTTTCGCGGTAGCCTTGCTACCCGAACAAAATCCTCTCGTTCACGTATCTCTTTTTGATGCGCAGCATGACCACGCTGAGTACGAACCCGAATGCCGGCACGACCTAAAGTGCAGGACCATTGAAGGCGAAGGTCAGCAGTTCTTTCATGACAGGCAGACGTAAGAACCTGGGGTCTCGTGTTTACGGGAACAGTCGCGCATATTGTTCCGCAAGGGTCGCGGCTTCCTTCAGCACTGGCTCGACATCTTCGGTTGATAACCATTGGAGTGGCGTAGCACCTTCCAGCGCCTCAGCCGGGGCCGTGAAGAAGTCGAACTTGGTCCATGAGTCAATTTTTCCCAGACGACGTATGACTTTTCTGAAGTCATCACGGAAAATCATGGGCGTTAGGAAGAACGCTGGATAGTAAGCTTCCGGTCCAAAGTAAAGGCGGAAAATCCGCCCGGAATCGACAAGTTTATCGAGCTTCTTTTCTGTGATGCCGGCGGCGTTGCAAAAATCGTGGGTTCGAAGCACTTTGCCTTGAAGCACAAGCGGGTAGCGCTCCGCGTTCGCTTTATTAGTCCCGGGTAAAGGCTCATGTTCGAGTGTCCCCTTCGAAGCACGTTTGACGCGCTTTCGAAGATTCTCTTCTTCCTCTCGGAGCGCAGGTAGGTCAATTCCGTATACCTCGGCTATGCCCATCGCTTCACAGAGATGATTCTTGAACATGCGGCCAAGCGCTGCATCAGGGATTTGCAGCAGCGTTTCAGTGGCTTTGGGGTCGCATAGAATGGCTGCGACGACGGCGCGACGTAGGATATGTTGTATCCACTCATCGTCAATCGATGTGTCTTTCTTTGTCACACGCGTAGCCTGCGGTGGCATGGTCATTCCTTTACTTAAGCAAGGCCACGTCGTGTCGGCGCAGAGTTGAATCGCTGTGGCGTGTCTGCTCCGGCGCTTCTTATGAGCTGCGCCGCACATGCGACCCACATACGAACACTAAGCATCGTAAGCACCAACAGATTTCGCTAGCATCAAATCTGTGACGTCTTTAACGGCGCCACCCTGTCCGCGAGTGATGGTGTGAAACCAGGTGTCCCAGGTGTCGATAACATCCCAAAAGTTTCCAGGCTCCCCGAGGAGTCGGTAGGTAAGGCCATCGCTCGACTGGACGTGCATCGTTTTAGGGTGGAACGTTACAAGAGAAGAACTCACGCGCCCGTGGTCAACGGAGTCGTAGCCTACAAGACGCTTCAGACCGTCATCGGTCTCGAAGATTCTCCAGCGCGACAGAAACACGTCGGGCTCCGGGCTGACAACGGAAACATTCCAAATGGACACTGACGCCTCCAAACAGTAAGAGCCTGACTCGATAAGACTTCAAGGGCGAACGTGCTTCTGCCGTCCCACGGCCACCTGCTTGCTCACCTTTTTCACGCTATACGCGGCACAACCCTTCCCGCGCGGTCACGACACCTGCTGCTTCCCGGCAAGACGGCTTAGAGAGGCTCAAGTGCAATGCAGCCATGAAGTGTAGACGATGAGTTATGAATAATAAACTATGTAGAATTATATGCTGTAGATATTTACTCTTCACTGCCTGATGCTCCTGCTTCATATGGCAGAGAACATCAGCGAGCGTCGCGACGAACTTCGTACGCGAATCTCAACCAACATAAAAATCTTTCGTGGCAAGCTTGGCATGTCCCAGGAAGTTCTGGCTGACCGTGCTGGCCTCCATCGGACGCACATAAGTCAGTTAGAACGTGGGACTTTGAATTTGGGATTGGATACGCTCATCGTTATAGCGGCCGCCCTCGGAGTCGAGGAGGTCGACCTCCTTGCAGTGCCGACCGAAAGGCCCGAACCGCTGCGTACAGGTCCAAGAAGGCAGGTTTCAACGGAAGTCAGCCAAGCTCAAAAGACACCGGGCGACGGGCATGAGAAAGCTTGAAAGATGAAGAAAGGCGGCAACGCTAAAGCTCAAGATTCAGAGACGCGAAACCGACGGTCCCCATCTAGCTATCGCATTTCCCCGTGTGCACAACTCTGCTGCCCACACCACAAGGGCGTGGACAGCCGCCCGTCGGGCGGTACCAGAGTTGCACACACTCGACGCCTGACGCGCCGGCTTTGCCGGCTTGCCCAAATGTAAAAAAGAACAACGGAAGTCACAAGCAGCGTCATCGCGGGCAGAGGCCCGTAATTTTTCGAGTCGAATTGGTCGAAGTCACAAAGTCACCTGCTTTATCAGTTCCTGCCGAACGCGGCGCGTCGCGAGATTTCGCTGTGCCTGTATATCCGCAGCAACGACGTCGGCCTCGGCACGCCGTTCAATCTGACCGAAGGCGCGGCGCTGCTGCATCTGGTCGGCCGCCTGACCGGTTATACGCCGCGCTGGTTCAGCTACTTCATCGGCGACGCGCACATCTACGAGAATCAGCTCGACATGCTGCAGCAGCAACTCACACGCGAGCCGTACGAAAGCCCGCGTCTCGCGATCGCTGACCGCGTGCCCGACTATGCGCAGACCGGCGTGTACGAACCCGAATGGCTGGAGAAGATCGAGCCGTCCGATTTCTCGCTCGTCGGTTACCGGCATCATGAACCGCTGACTGCGCCGATGGCCGTCTGATCCGGCACACGCTGTACACAAAAAAGCCCGCACGGATGCGGGCTTTTTTCATGTGCTCAACCGCAGCACTAGCCTTTGTGCTGCTCCTCGTGACCACCACCTGAATGTTGTTCCTGATGCTGCGCGGGTTGTGAAGGACGCGGTTGCGGCCGTGGTTCAGGACGCGGCTGTTGCACCTGCTGCGGAGGATGAAACTCCTGGCGCGGCTGAGGTTGCGGCTGCGGATGAAATTCCGGTCTCGGTTGCTGCGCCGGTTGCGGGTGGAACTCCGGACGCGGTTGCTGTTGCACCGGCTGCGGACGAGGCTCCTGACGCGGCTGCTGCATCGGTTGAGGTTGCGGACGCGGTTGCGGTTCAGCCGGCCGCATCTCGGGCGCACGTGCTGCCTGTTGCTGCGGCTGTTCGCGCGGTGGCATGTGCTGCTGCTCGGCCGGCAGGTTGCGATTCGGCGCGGGCGGCTGCTCTGCGTGTACCGGATTGCCGGGTTGCGGTGCGTGCTGTTGTTGTTGAGCCTGAGCCTGCTGTGCCATCGGAGCATGCTGCTGCGTCCACGCAGGTTCGCGCGATGCTTCCGGTTGTCGCAGTTGTCCCTGCGCAGCAGGGTGCTCACCCGCATTACCTTCCGGACCGTGCCCAGCGAATTGCGGAGGACGTGGCACGCCGTTGTTCGGTTGCGATTGCGGCTGCGGACGTTCGCCGCGAGCCTGTACTTCGGCAACGGCAGGCGCATGACCCGGCACAGCACCCGGACGCGTCTCGTTCACCCCCGGCCGCTGACCGGCGACCTGCGGCCCACCCGGTACAGCTGCCCCAGGCGCTGCACCAGGCATCCGTCCCGGCATATGTGACTGCACGATCCGCACGTTCTGCGTCGGCACCCCTGCGATCCCATGCTGCTGCTGTGCTGTCGACCCGACGAAATG
This portion of the Paraburkholderia flava genome encodes:
- a CDS encoding helix-turn-helix domain-containing protein codes for the protein MSKNVKISPPSEAGDFMSIADAAKLLFVSRPHVLKLLEQGKLKLHHIAGNHRFVEKASVLAYQADQRAAVRAYQASTAGDE
- the arsC gene encoding arsenate reductase (glutaredoxin) (This arsenate reductase requires both glutathione and glutaredoxin to convert arsenate to arsenite, after which the efflux transporter formed by ArsA and ArsB can extrude the arsenite from the cell, providing resistance.); its protein translation is MTVTIYHNPDCGTSRNTLAMIRNAGIEPTVIEYLKTPPSRETLLDLIERSGLSVRDVVRQKGTPYVDLGLDDPLVSDDQLIDAMLKHPILINRPLVVTDHGVRLCRQSEVILDILPAASTVPFVKEDGEIVVDETGKRVR
- a CDS encoding RNA 2'-phosphotransferase; translated protein: MKADKHLPTDLVAVSRLLSKILRHEPEMVGIRLDSQGWVSVDELMRAIERAARTAGASKRLRTMPAVTRDVILAVVATSDKQRFSQSADGERIRAAQGHSIEVNLGYAAIEPPAILYHGTAWSNWASITVEGLTPRTRHAVHLSTDIDTATRVGARHGSPLVLVVDASQMYVDGHTFSRSDNGVWLTAVVPPIYLSQLKHDERGQK
- a CDS encoding helix-turn-helix domain-containing protein — translated: MAENISERRDELRTRISTNIKIFRGKLGMSQEVLADRAGLHRTHISQLERGTLNLGLDTLIVIAAALGVEEVDLLAVPTERPEPLRTGPRRQVSTEVSQAQKTPGDGHEKA
- a CDS encoding putative phosphothreonine lyase domain-containg protein; translation: MNEQSRLEELLLSRSERPSEDFSRSWQMRKSPSCGIIRSGPTTGKWCIFAPSSDVDQAWAKVKCTVEGDNLLFAKVSTALRSMGRDGHVICVYTQDWTDKQDLLHVREVLRSLGFVDELGYKRDIDTLKRIYGLGEWYLRA
- a CDS encoding SIR2 family NAD-dependent protein deacylase; translation: MGVDSGLPDFRGGEGFWRAYPALRHHGLSFEDMANPARFAEHPELAWGFYGHRLRLYRETVPHQGFAILRRWSDRMSHGAFVFTSNVDGQFQKAGFSEDLVHECHGSIHTLQCLDVCTSDTWPATEFLPSVNETTSELESPMPRCPRCGALARPNILMFGDYGWVDVPYEKQRGRLAAWMSSVSKPVVVELGAGKSLPTVRRFSERNARQRLIRINLRESNTNPLHGVGLASRAAATLKLLDLAVG
- a CDS encoding ArsO family NAD(P)H-dependent flavin-containing monooxygenase, with protein sequence MSESEASTANQVDVTIVGGGQSALAVSYFLRRAGISYVVLDNQSDAGGAWLHAWDSLHLFSPAQWSSLPGWLMPPTTGQYPSREHVIRYLADYEKRYEIPVRRPVDVKLVSRRGDRLLVSTNHGDWLAKAVVSATGTWCHPYIPEYPGQADFRGEQVHSACYRNPEVFLGKRILVVGGGNSGAQILAELSQVCHVTWVTLEEPTFLPDDVDGRVLFERATERWKARVEGRPDPAPTGGLGDVVMVPPVRAARERGVLKSVRPFVRFVNDGVVWGEGTHLQVDAVIWCTGFRPALEHLGSLNVVNSAGRVDVVDGRSVAEPGLWLVGYGEWCGFASATLIGVMRSARSAAAQIKEYLSSLEEKTA